The following proteins are co-located in the Brevibacillus laterosporus DSM 25 genome:
- the mobA gene encoding molybdenum cofactor guanylyltransferase, producing the protein MVNSLCIVILAGGQSSRMGKPKELLEWHGKPLILHMLEQILPLHQPCVIVTNDPRRLPPINELGTTVFITGDLVASHGPISGIYSSMCVRQEEWYLVVSCDLPFLRTEHLQRLLKNLNDRLDQDINAVVAKTGGRLQPLLALYHQQTKEIWKDALDREDYRVMHALEEMVVKEVTDESWDDLVAFNMNTPADYEEAKKEWNSKNLLGEEK; encoded by the coding sequence ATGGTGAACTCATTATGTATTGTGATTTTAGCCGGAGGACAAAGCAGTCGTATGGGTAAGCCCAAAGAACTACTAGAATGGCATGGGAAACCACTAATTTTACATATGCTAGAGCAGATTCTTCCACTACATCAGCCGTGTGTGATTGTCACGAATGATCCAAGACGACTTCCTCCAATTAATGAGCTTGGGACAACCGTGTTTATCACAGGTGATCTTGTTGCTTCACATGGTCCAATCAGCGGGATTTATTCTAGCATGTGTGTACGACAGGAGGAGTGGTATTTAGTTGTATCCTGTGATCTACCATTTTTACGTACGGAGCATTTGCAACGCTTACTAAAGAATTTAAACGATCGTTTAGATCAAGATATAAACGCTGTAGTAGCTAAAACAGGAGGACGCTTACAACCGTTATTAGCCCTTTATCATCAACAAACCAAAGAAATTTGGAAGGACGCTCTAGATCGGGAAGATTACCGGGTAATGCATGCTTTAGAAGAGATGGTTGTAAAAGAAGTAACGGATGAATCCTGGGATGATTTAGTGGCTTTTAATATGAATACCCCTGCTGATTACGAAGAGGCAAAAAAAGAATGGAATAGCAAAAATTTATTAGGAGAAGAAAAATGA
- the mobB gene encoding molybdopterin-guanine dinucleotide biosynthesis protein B, producing the protein MNKELNHMESTGTVIQFVGYSNSGKTTLLCKLIEQFTHIGVRLGVIKHDGHDFELDQQGKDTWNFRQAGAPMVAIQSATKTAWMENHAVPLSQLISRMSEQGAELILVEGFKQESYPKIVVIRREEDIELLDKVQNILAVVSWLPLQKMSIPVFSIDQVDEIFRFIHGHRLVQKKKTKENR; encoded by the coding sequence ATGAACAAGGAATTAAATCATATGGAATCTACAGGTACCGTTATTCAATTTGTCGGGTATTCTAACTCAGGTAAAACAACATTGCTATGCAAGCTAATCGAGCAATTTACACACATCGGGGTACGGTTGGGTGTAATCAAACATGATGGACATGATTTTGAATTAGATCAGCAAGGAAAAGATACGTGGAACTTCCGGCAGGCGGGAGCCCCAATGGTAGCTATTCAATCGGCTACAAAAACCGCTTGGATGGAGAATCACGCAGTGCCTCTCTCACAACTTATCTCGAGGATGAGTGAACAAGGGGCCGAGCTCATCTTAGTGGAAGGCTTTAAACAAGAGTCCTATCCGAAAATCGTGGTCATTCGGCGAGAGGAAGATATCGAGCTGTTGGACAAAGTGCAAAACATCTTGGCGGTAGTAAGCTGGTTGCCATTACAGAAGATGTCTATTCCTGTGTTTTCAATTGATCAGGTAGATGAGATTTTTCGATTTATTCATGGGCACAGGCTTGTACAAAAAAAGAAAACAAAAGAAAATAGATAA
- a CDS encoding potassium-transporting ATPase subunit F, producing MIIVAGVILYLIDALIRPEKY from the coding sequence ATGATCATCGTTGCAGGGGTTATTCTCTACCTCATTGATGCATTAATTCGTCCTGAAAAGTATTAA
- the kdpA gene encoding potassium-transporting ATPase subunit KdpA has protein sequence MDLLQITVVLGILLILAILFGRYLAQAFSWEVTKIDRIFGGFERVIYKASGIQVRTMTWKQYAGAVLLSNLVMFAIGYLIVRLQGLLPGNPSQIEGMEPLLAFNTVASFLTNTNLQHYSGESGLSYLSQMTVIIYLMFTTPATGIAVVMAFMRGITGQKQLGNFYVDLIRAHTRVLLPLAVMVTLLLVAQGVPQTMSPTVTATTLQGAEQQIARGPVASMESIKHLGTNGGGFFGVNSSHPFENPTPLTNVIEILCMFLIPASLPFTFSAMTRNKKQGLMIFIAMFLMFLTFLTIVYVAESNGNPALAQAGLSQANGSMEGKEVRFGIAQSALFTAVTTAATTGTVNNMHDTLTPIGGMVPLAQMMLNCVFGGDGVGTMNILMYAIMAVFLAGLMVGRTPEYLGRKIESKEMKLIAIAILIHPLIILAPSAIALASELGTSSISNAGFHGISQVVYEFTSSAANNGSGFEGLSDNTPFWNISTGLVMLFGRYFSIILMLAVAGSLMMKKPVPETIGTFRTDNTVFMSILLATVLIVGALTFFPVIALGPVAEWLSIR, from the coding sequence GTGGATTTGTTGCAAATTACCGTAGTGTTAGGAATTTTGCTGATCCTAGCTATTTTATTTGGTCGTTACTTGGCGCAGGCCTTTTCATGGGAGGTAACCAAGATAGACCGAATATTTGGAGGATTCGAGCGAGTTATATATAAAGCTTCTGGTATCCAAGTAAGAACAATGACGTGGAAACAGTACGCAGGAGCCGTATTACTTAGCAATCTTGTCATGTTTGCAATTGGGTATTTGATTGTTAGATTGCAGGGGCTTTTGCCGGGGAATCCCAGTCAGATTGAAGGTATGGAACCATTGCTTGCCTTTAATACAGTAGCTAGTTTTTTAACAAATACGAACCTACAGCATTATAGTGGAGAGTCAGGGCTGTCCTATCTGTCTCAAATGACGGTTATTATCTATTTGATGTTTACTACACCAGCCACTGGCATTGCTGTTGTAATGGCCTTTATGAGGGGTATTACAGGACAAAAGCAGCTTGGAAACTTCTATGTAGACTTGATTAGAGCACATACTCGGGTGTTATTACCTTTGGCTGTGATGGTTACTTTATTATTGGTAGCCCAAGGAGTACCACAAACGATGAGTCCAACAGTAACTGCTACTACCTTACAAGGGGCCGAACAACAAATTGCGCGTGGACCTGTGGCCTCTATGGAATCAATTAAGCATCTTGGTACAAACGGAGGAGGATTCTTCGGGGTTAACTCTTCGCACCCTTTTGAGAACCCTACACCTCTAACCAATGTTATTGAAATTTTATGTATGTTTCTCATTCCAGCTTCTTTACCATTTACCTTTAGTGCTATGACACGCAATAAAAAACAGGGACTTATGATATTTATTGCTATGTTCCTCATGTTCCTGACTTTCTTGACGATTGTGTATGTTGCAGAATCGAACGGAAATCCAGCGTTAGCTCAAGCAGGACTTTCTCAAGCGAACGGTAGCATGGAGGGGAAAGAGGTACGCTTCGGAATTGCACAGTCGGCTCTATTTACCGCAGTAACCACAGCTGCTACTACAGGAACAGTCAATAACATGCATGATACCTTAACACCAATCGGTGGTATGGTTCCTTTGGCTCAGATGATGCTGAATTGCGTGTTTGGCGGAGATGGTGTTGGCACAATGAACATTCTGATGTATGCGATCATGGCGGTATTCCTAGCAGGATTGATGGTTGGCCGTACACCAGAATACTTGGGACGCAAGATTGAAAGTAAAGAGATGAAATTAATCGCTATAGCTATTTTGATTCATCCCTTGATCATCCTAGCCCCATCTGCTATTGCCTTGGCGAGCGAACTGGGAACAAGCTCGATTTCTAATGCCGGCTTCCATGGAATCTCCCAAGTGGTATATGAATTTACTTCTTCAGCAGCTAATAACGGTTCAGGATTTGAAGGCCTATCTGATAACACGCCATTTTGGAATATCTCAACGGGCCTTGTCATGTTATTTGGACGCTATTTCTCTATTATTTTAATGCTTGCTGTAGCAGGCTCACTTATGATGAAGAAACCTGTGCCAGAAACCATTGGTACTTTCCGCACGGATAATACAGTATTTATGAGCATCTTGCTTGCTACGGTACTCATTGTAGGTGCGTTAACATTCTTCCCTGTGATTGCCCTCGGTCCTGTTGCTGAGTGGCTGTCGATACGTTAA
- the kdpB gene encoding potassium-transporting ATPase subunit KdpB: MSNQRKSLVTKEIIWQAIIDAFKKFNPRLMVKNPVMFVVEIGFVITLILSVMPSAFGGESNAFYNGIVSMILFVTILFANFAEALAEGRGKAQADSLKKSKQDMKANVLQKNGIVKVVNSTELRKGDIVIVNTNELIPSDGEIIEGVASVDESAITGESAPVIKEAGGDFSSVTGGTRVVSDRITVRVTTDPGESFLDRMISMVEGAKRQKTPNELALNTLLVSLTLIFLIVCTTLLPIASYVNVVIPVATLVALLVCLIPTTIGGLLSAIGIAGMDRVTQYNVIAMSGKAVEAAGDINTIILDKTGTITYGNRMASEIVVVGGSKQEELYRAALHSSLHDETPEGRSIVELAKKMGVPESEWQIFGTEGVEFKAETRMSGTNFPDGRMVRKGAIDAIKNYVVERGGQVPSDLDTTANQIAREGGTPLAVVDGTRVLGVIYLKDTVKAGMRERFEELRRMGIRTVMCTGDNPLTAATIAREAGVDDFIAEAKPEDKIAVIRKEQAEGKLVAMSGDGTNDAPALAQADVGLAMNSGTIAAKEAANMVDLDSDPTKIIEVVAIGKQLLMTRGALTTFSIANDIAKYFAIIPAMLMVAIPQMQALNIMQLATPQSAILSALLFNAIIIPLLIPLAMKGVTYTPMSATKLLSRNLFIYGLGGVIAPFIGIKLLDMLLVVVGLQ; encoded by the coding sequence ATGAGTAATCAACGAAAATCCTTGGTCACCAAGGAGATCATATGGCAGGCAATAATCGATGCCTTTAAAAAATTTAACCCACGGCTAATGGTTAAAAATCCAGTTATGTTTGTGGTGGAAATAGGCTTTGTGATTACACTAATTTTAAGTGTTATGCCAAGTGCTTTTGGTGGCGAGTCTAATGCTTTTTACAACGGCATCGTGAGCATGATCTTATTCGTGACGATCCTGTTTGCAAATTTTGCTGAAGCTTTGGCAGAAGGGCGTGGTAAGGCACAGGCTGATAGCTTGAAAAAAAGTAAACAGGATATGAAAGCAAATGTATTGCAAAAAAATGGCATAGTAAAAGTGGTAAATTCCACAGAGCTACGCAAAGGCGATATTGTCATCGTTAACACCAATGAGCTGATACCAAGTGATGGAGAAATTATTGAAGGAGTGGCATCAGTGGATGAGTCAGCCATTACGGGGGAATCGGCTCCAGTCATAAAAGAGGCCGGTGGAGACTTTAGTTCTGTAACTGGCGGTACTCGCGTGGTCAGTGACCGAATTACGGTACGTGTAACTACAGATCCTGGGGAATCCTTCCTAGATCGAATGATCAGTATGGTAGAAGGGGCAAAACGCCAAAAAACTCCTAATGAGCTAGCCTTAAATACCCTATTGGTAAGCTTAACATTAATATTTTTGATCGTATGTACGACGTTGTTACCAATTGCTTCTTATGTAAATGTGGTGATTCCAGTTGCAACCCTGGTGGCTCTCCTGGTTTGCCTTATACCGACAACCATTGGCGGATTATTATCTGCGATCGGGATTGCTGGGATGGATCGGGTCACCCAATATAATGTGATTGCAATGTCAGGTAAAGCGGTAGAAGCGGCAGGTGATATAAATACCATTATCTTGGATAAGACAGGAACAATTACGTATGGAAATCGGATGGCCTCTGAAATTGTGGTGGTAGGTGGTTCAAAACAAGAAGAGCTATATCGGGCAGCTCTCCACAGCTCTCTACATGACGAAACACCAGAGGGACGCTCTATTGTGGAATTGGCTAAAAAAATGGGAGTTCCAGAATCAGAGTGGCAAATCTTTGGTACAGAAGGTGTGGAATTCAAGGCGGAAACTCGGATGAGTGGAACAAATTTTCCAGATGGTCGCATGGTAAGAAAAGGAGCCATTGATGCAATTAAAAATTATGTTGTAGAAAGAGGCGGCCAAGTTCCTAGCGATTTGGATACGACAGCTAATCAAATTGCTAGAGAAGGGGGCACCCCATTAGCAGTGGTAGATGGTACTCGTGTACTGGGCGTCATTTATTTAAAAGATACGGTAAAAGCAGGTATGCGTGAGCGCTTTGAAGAGCTACGGCGGATGGGAATCAGGACTGTTATGTGTACGGGTGATAATCCGTTAACCGCAGCTACCATCGCTCGCGAAGCTGGTGTAGATGATTTCATTGCAGAAGCGAAACCAGAGGACAAAATCGCGGTTATTCGTAAGGAGCAGGCGGAAGGAAAATTGGTAGCGATGTCGGGCGATGGTACGAATGATGCGCCTGCTTTAGCTCAAGCCGACGTGGGGTTAGCGATGAATAGTGGTACGATCGCTGCTAAAGAAGCTGCAAACATGGTTGATTTAGATTCTGATCCGACCAAAATTATCGAGGTAGTAGCTATTGGGAAACAGCTTCTTATGACTCGCGGAGCCCTTACTACTTTTAGTATTGCAAATGATATTGCTAAGTATTTTGCCATTATTCCGGCGATGCTCATGGTAGCAATTCCTCAGATGCAGGCTTTGAACATCATGCAACTAGCTACACCACAAAGTGCAATTTTGTCAGCATTGCTGTTTAACGCGATAATTATTCCTCTGTTAATACCGTTAGCAATGAAGGGTGTTACATATACACCAATGAGTGCTACCAAACTCTTGTCCCGCAATCTGTTTATTTATGGATTAGGTGGTGTCATTGCTCCTTTTATCGGTATTAAGCTGTTGGATATGCTGTTGGTGGTAGTTGGTCTGCAATAA
- the kdpC gene encoding potassium-transporting ATPase subunit KdpC, with the protein MLKNIRVSLVLLLICGVIYPLLMTGIAQALMPAQADGSLITDATGKVVGSKLIGQTFTDSKYFSGRVSSIEYNAAGSGSNNYAPSNPELVERTKKDVTALLAANPTIEQAAIPADLVTNSASGLDPHITPEAARVQVPRIAALRNLTTDQLNQLISKYTEDRSLGLFGEKRVNVLELNMALDQVK; encoded by the coding sequence ATGTTGAAAAATATAAGAGTAAGTCTTGTGTTGTTACTGATCTGCGGCGTTATCTATCCCTTGCTCATGACGGGTATCGCCCAGGCATTAATGCCAGCACAGGCAGATGGAAGCTTAATCACTGATGCAACTGGGAAAGTAGTAGGTTCAAAGCTAATTGGTCAAACGTTTACGGACTCGAAATACTTTTCTGGACGTGTTTCTTCTATAGAATATAACGCTGCTGGTTCTGGTTCTAATAATTATGCCCCATCAAATCCAGAATTGGTGGAACGAACTAAAAAAGATGTAACAGCCCTCTTAGCTGCGAATCCGACTATTGAGCAAGCAGCTATACCGGCTGATTTAGTAACTAACTCCGCTTCTGGACTTGACCCACATATTACACCGGAAGCGGCTCGTGTTCAGGTGCCACGCATTGCAGCATTACGCAATTTAACTACTGATCAGCTTAACCAGCTCATTAGTAAGTACACAGAAGACCGCTCTCTGGGCTTGTTTGGTGAGAAAAGAGTAAATGTATTGGAGTTAAACATGGCGTTGGATCAGGTGAAGTAG
- a CDS encoding universal stress protein: MDDFRRKTPEEILRSISEIHKGRLQIILGAVSGSGKTYHMLLEGQRLRKKGLDVVIGVIHTRAINQGKNHEKLEGFDVIPAVAWFEKDILKEDLDVEAIIRRDPEVVLVDELAHRNRPEAIRRTRIEDVRYLLEHNISVITTVNIYELEGMKGIAQRLTGVPVHVADCVADETLAEADEVKLLDVTPEVILKRLQEGSILPHSCSQGEERTKPKSKHQRLYRHDNLAVLRELALRFVAGEVNDDLDKYRQQQGILGPSGASERILVTVQYHWNGSILIRRGQQVAKRLGAELLVACFRGNKRMMSKEEATFKRSMVTLAQKVGASFDEIPLYKDIDVAKEIVQYALQHNITRIVMGQSKRSRWEEILHGSIINKILHQSKNTDVLIVADRSATSGGRVLPAKRHRGFVPHPFRRLSTEEMEKEIKRIKRGKLKIFIGAAPGVGKTFTMLREANELLHSGIDVVIGLLETHGRTETYEQIGKLPIIPKKVMPYKNVYLEEMDTEAIIKRNPEVVLVDELAHTNVPTSRFLKRYEDVEHILQAGISVISTVNIQHVESLTDSVEQITGIRIRETIPDHILHDADEIELVDIAPSSLQERMKEGNIYALDKVEQSLNHFFQLGNLIALRELALREVADDVDERLESWERKGALRGPWRKQETIFVCVNLRDDSERLIRRGFRIAYRLKADWYVAYVQDHYPLASDELSLLDKLRYLTERMGGAFEIYQVQDRRQIFRELVMQMNRKNVTQVIIGHSARTRWEEIKTGSVVQKLLRQIRHMDVLVVADHKPITQ; encoded by the coding sequence ATGGATGATTTTCGCCGAAAAACGCCAGAGGAAATCTTGCGCTCCATTTCGGAAATCCATAAAGGTCGTCTGCAAATTATTTTGGGAGCGGTCAGTGGTTCAGGAAAAACCTATCACATGCTGTTAGAAGGGCAACGTCTGCGGAAAAAAGGTTTAGATGTGGTTATTGGTGTGATTCATACACGTGCAATAAACCAAGGGAAAAATCACGAGAAGCTGGAAGGATTCGACGTAATACCTGCTGTCGCTTGGTTTGAAAAAGATATTCTGAAAGAGGACCTAGATGTCGAGGCGATCATTAGACGTGATCCAGAGGTCGTCTTGGTGGATGAATTAGCGCATCGGAATCGACCGGAAGCGATACGCCGTACTCGTATCGAGGACGTACGTTATCTGTTAGAACACAATATTAGTGTTATCACTACGGTAAATATCTACGAGCTTGAGGGAATGAAAGGGATAGCCCAGCGGTTAACGGGGGTACCTGTTCATGTAGCCGATTGTGTAGCCGACGAGACGTTAGCAGAAGCAGACGAGGTAAAGCTGCTGGACGTTACGCCGGAAGTCATTCTTAAAAGATTGCAAGAGGGTAGTATTTTACCTCACTCATGTAGTCAGGGAGAAGAACGGACTAAACCTAAGTCAAAGCATCAACGCTTGTATCGACATGATAATTTGGCTGTGCTAAGAGAATTGGCCTTACGTTTTGTGGCTGGAGAAGTAAATGATGATTTAGATAAGTATCGTCAACAGCAGGGAATACTTGGCCCTTCTGGGGCGAGTGAGCGTATTCTGGTTACTGTACAGTATCACTGGAACGGTTCAATTTTGATCCGTCGCGGCCAACAGGTAGCTAAACGCTTAGGGGCTGAGCTTCTTGTCGCTTGCTTTCGTGGGAACAAACGGATGATGTCTAAAGAAGAGGCAACCTTTAAACGATCGATGGTTACTTTGGCGCAAAAAGTGGGCGCAAGCTTTGATGAGATCCCACTATACAAGGACATTGATGTGGCAAAGGAGATCGTACAGTACGCTTTGCAACATAACATTACTCGTATTGTCATGGGCCAATCCAAACGAAGTAGATGGGAAGAAATTTTGCATGGTTCCATTATTAACAAGATTTTACACCAAAGCAAAAATACAGATGTCCTCATTGTAGCAGATCGCTCGGCAACCAGTGGGGGGCGGGTTCTCCCTGCTAAACGCCATCGTGGATTTGTTCCCCATCCCTTTCGTCGCCTTTCAACAGAGGAGATGGAAAAGGAAATTAAGCGAATAAAACGTGGTAAATTAAAAATCTTTATCGGTGCAGCACCAGGTGTAGGAAAGACATTCACTATGCTCCGTGAGGCAAATGAGCTGTTACACAGTGGGATTGATGTTGTAATTGGATTATTGGAAACTCATGGACGAACAGAGACTTACGAGCAAATAGGTAAGCTACCGATTATTCCTAAAAAGGTGATGCCTTATAAGAATGTATATTTGGAAGAGATGGATACTGAGGCTATTATTAAGCGCAATCCGGAAGTGGTTCTAGTGGATGAATTAGCTCATACCAATGTTCCTACTAGCCGGTTCTTAAAAAGATACGAAGACGTCGAGCACATATTGCAAGCTGGCATTTCTGTGATTTCAACTGTGAATATTCAGCATGTAGAGAGTCTAACTGATAGTGTTGAACAAATCACAGGTATTCGAATACGGGAAACAATCCCTGACCACATCCTACATGATGCAGATGAGATCGAGCTGGTGGACATTGCGCCAAGTTCCTTGCAAGAGAGGATGAAAGAGGGCAATATCTATGCCTTAGATAAGGTAGAGCAGTCATTAAATCACTTTTTTCAGCTTGGGAATCTGATTGCATTACGTGAATTAGCTTTACGTGAAGTGGCGGATGATGTGGATGAGCGTCTGGAGTCCTGGGAGCGTAAGGGGGCGTTACGTGGGCCGTGGAGAAAACAAGAAACCATTTTTGTCTGTGTAAATTTACGTGATGACAGTGAACGATTAATACGGCGTGGATTTCGTATTGCTTATCGGTTAAAGGCAGATTGGTATGTTGCGTATGTACAGGATCATTATCCCCTTGCTTCAGACGAGCTGAGTTTACTAGACAAACTTAGATATTTAACGGAACGTATGGGTGGCGCTTTTGAAATTTATCAAGTACAAGATCGTAGACAAATTTTTCGAGAGTTAGTCATGCAGATGAATCGCAAAAATGTTACACAAGTCATCATCGGCCATTCTGCTCGGACGAGATGGGAAGAAATAAAAACGGGCTCTGTTGTGCAGAAGTTATTAAGGCAAATACGTCATATGGACGTTCTCGTTGTTGCCGATCATAAGCCAATCACACAGTGA
- a CDS encoding DUF2294 domain-containing protein, which produces MSNLSKKKLEAEISEAFIKFQRELIGRGPQEAKTYIVNDMIISRFKGVLTVEEKHLSHHEKGRRVVKQMREILREMYSKETEAIVERITGLKVLSSHSDISTKMGERIEVYVMDKDLEKQLQDNTPTN; this is translated from the coding sequence TTGAGTAACTTATCCAAAAAAAAGCTGGAAGCGGAAATCAGTGAAGCTTTTATTAAATTTCAAAGAGAGCTGATTGGACGTGGTCCCCAAGAAGCCAAAACATATATCGTTAACGACATGATTATTTCCCGCTTTAAAGGGGTTCTCACTGTGGAGGAAAAGCATTTGTCTCATCACGAAAAAGGGCGACGCGTTGTTAAACAAATGCGTGAAATCCTGCGTGAGATGTACAGTAAGGAAACAGAAGCAATTGTAGAAAGAATCACAGGTCTTAAGGTTCTTTCCAGCCACAGTGATATCAGTACGAAAATGGGTGAACGGATTGAAGTATATGTAATGGACAAAGACCTAGAAAAACAACTTCAAGATAACACACCCACCAATTAA